The following are from one region of the Nicotiana tabacum cultivar K326 chromosome 3, ASM71507v2, whole genome shotgun sequence genome:
- the LOC142179360 gene encoding putative disease resistance RPP13-like protein 3, whose amino-acid sequence MERGKQIEGESEKGKATKLSKRETLFNYCGGFLEAAFKKILELCSTTQGSSATHPSETSEPSWGVVSLGDPVETQVSFSAFRKDIVNVLVFLERLKNEENQKNIMVVRIEKLKLVLAFFCTYTQLSYSDLEEFEDIMTGKRKEVADLVQSIVNHVGRNMRFKYEMRHVLPRLRYNIRTNSRCRRSRSSATMTEEQLDFLLLNLHHLSKYHAKQVFPLVNEYEILQGVCGNIRDFHALKVNGCVEHEIIEYVLPQLQPMAERVGHFHWNDRIDGDSRLFKLAHLLLKIIPIELEVMHICYTNLRASTSTEVGCFIKQLLETYPDILRGYLIHLQEYMVNIITANTSGARNVHVMIEFLLIILTDVPKDSIHNGKLFEFLARVGALTRDVSAIARDLEEKSKNGESTNETNTATLGLLENIELLKRYLKDVCLKAPDSSQLCFPMSDGPLFMHLLLRHLNDLLNSNAYSVALIKEEIKLVNEDLEFIRSFLINVEQELYKDLWARVLDLSYEAKDVIDSIIVRDNGLLHLIFSLPFVIKKIKLTKEEVPNLVEKIPKNKGLLVVKSPTKYVERKSLTTGQTIVGFKEETDLIISKLTSGPKMLDVISITGTPGSGKTTLAYKVYNDKSVSSHFDIRSWCIVDKKYDEKKLLVDIFNHVTGSVSKYSDNIDVANELRKHLFGKRFLIVLDDLWDTAAWDELTRPFPEAKKGSRIILTTRDKKVALHAQCHSDPLDLRLLRPEESWELIEKRVFENGSCPDELLDAGKEIIQNCKGLPLVVNLIAGVIAEKEKKKTVWLEILNNLHSFIFQNEVDVMKVIALSYDHLPDHLKPCLIYFASFSKDKKFSVNTLKSFWHAEGFAEHTEMKSVEEVMDVYLDNLISSSLVISFNEIGYNPSCQIHDLVHEFCLIKAREEKFFDLISSNASSSSSSDLMPRQMIIGYDKEHFGHNNFVLFDSKKRRHSGKHLYSLWIVGQKLDNSLYDICHLRHLRLLRVLQLDDSFIKVNDSLLIEICTLVHLRFLNIKTDVKSLPLSFSNLWNLETLQVVNDGPPLVLLPTIWNLVKLRVLDIDDCAFFDLDTDEPILVVEDSKLEKLRGLSGLKLSYSKDTEDIFKRFPNLQELSFNLKESWDCSTERYWFPKLDFLNELEHLNATFESSNTNDSAPSVATNRLWDFFFPSSLKILCLFEFPLTSDSLSTIGRLPKLEDLYLVDTIIEGEEWNLGEEDTFQKLKCLYLDRVNLSKWEVREESFPVLEKLELWECRKLEEIPRSFGDICSLKSIELGKSPQLEASALKIKQEVEDMMGKDRIQVVTD is encoded by the exons ATGGAAAGAGGAAAACAAATCGAAGGAGAAAGCGAGAAAGGGAAAGCAACCAAATTATCG AAAAGAGAAACTCTCTTCAACTATTGTGGAGGATTCCTTGAAGCGGCCTTTAAGAAAATACTGGAACTATGCTCTACAACTCAG GGTTCGTCAGCTACGCATCCGTCAGAAACATCAGAGCCATCCTGGGGTGTAGTTTCGCTTGGAGATCCTGTCGAGACGCAG GTGTCTTTTTCTGCTTTTCGCAAGGACATTGTCAATGTTCTGGTATTCCTGGAGAGGTTAAAGAacgaagaaaatcaaaaaaatattatgGTGGTTCGAATTGAAAAGCTGAAATTGGTGCTGGCATTTTTTTGTACATACACCCAGCTTTCTTATTccgatttggaagagtttgaagaTATAATGACTGGCAAAAGAAAAGAGGTTGCAGATTTGGTTCAATCAATTGTCAATCATGTTGGCCGCAACATGAGGTTTAAATATGAAATGCGGCATGTCCTTCCTCGCCTCAGGTATAATATTCGTACCAACTCACGTTGTCGTCGTTCTAGATCAAGTGCCACCATGACTGAGGAGCAGTTGGACTTCCTCCTCCTAAATCTCCATCATCTATCCAAGTATCATGCTAAACAGGTTTTTCCTTTAGTGAATGAATATGAGATTCTTCAGGGTGTATGTGGCAACATAAGAGATTTCCATGCGTTGAAAGTGAATGGTTGCGTTGAGCATGAGATTATTGAATACGTCTTACCTCAGCTTCAACCTATGGCTGAGAGAGTTGGACATTTCCATTGGAATGATCGGATTGATGGAGACTCTCGACTCTTCAAGCTAGCACATCTACTCTTGAAGATTATTCCAATTGAACTGGAGGTTATGCACATATGTTATACAAATTTGAGAGCTTCAACGTCAACAGAAGTTGGATGCTTCATTAAACAGCTCCTAGAAACCTATCCAGACATTCTTAGGGGATATTTGATTCATCTACAAGAGTACATGGTGAATATAATTACCGCTAACACTTCAGGGGCTCGAAACGTTCATGTCATGATAGAGTTCCTATTGATCATTCTCACTGATGTGCCTAAGGACTCTATTCATAATGGCAAGTTGTTTGAATTCCTAGCACGTGTTGGAGCACTTACCAGGGACGTATCAGCTATTGCTCGCGACTTAGAAGAGAAATCAAAGAATGGAGAGAGTACCAATGAAACAAACACTGCGACTCTAGGCTTGCTTGAAAATATTGAACTCCTGAAGAGATATCTCAAAGATGTTTGCTTGAAAGCCCCGGACTCATCTCAACTCTGTTTCCCCATGAGTGATGGTCCCCTCTTCATGCATCTTCTACTCAGACACTTGAATGATTTGCTCAATTCCAATGCTTATTCAGTCGCATTGATAAAGGAAGAAATTAAGCTGGTGAATGAAGATCTAGAATTCATAAGATCTTTTTTGATAAATGTTGAGCAAGAATTGTATAAAGATCTATGGGCACGTGTTCTAGATTTATCATATGAGGCAAAAGATGTCATTGATTCAATTATTGTACGAGATAATGGTCTCTTGCATCTTATTTTCTCACTTCCCTTTGTCATAAAAAAAATCAAGCTTACCAAAGAAGAGGTCCCGAATTTAGTTGAGAAGATTCCAAAGAACAAGGGCCTCCTAGTTGTGAAGTCTCCCACCAAGTACGTTGAAAGGAAGTCTTTAACAACTGGTCAAACAATCGTAGGTTTTAAAGAGGAGACAGATTTGATTATCAGTAAGCTCACCAGTGGACCGAAAATGCTAGATGTCATTTCGATCACTGGTACGCCGGGTTCCGGTAAAACTACTTTGGCGTACAAAGTGTATAATGATAAGTCAGTTTCTAGTCATTTCGACATTCGTTCATGGTGTATAGTTGATAAAAAATATGACGAGAAGAAGTTGTTGGTGGACATTTTTAATCATGTTACTGGCTCAGTCTCGAAGTACAGCGATAATATTGATGTTGCTAATGAGCTACGGAAACATCTATTTGGAAAGAGGTTCCTTATCGTCTTAGATGACTTGTGGGATACTGCAGCATGGGATGAGTTAACAAGACCTTTCCCTGAAGCTAAGAAAGGAAGTAGAATTATTTTGACAACTCGAGATAAGAAAGTGGCTTTGCATGCACAATGCCACAGTGATCCTCTTGACCTTCGATTGCTAAGACCAGAAGAAAGTTGGGAGTTAATAGAGAAAAGGGTCTTTGAAAATGGAAGTTGCCCTGATGAACTACTGGATGCTGGAAAAGAAATAATCCAAAATTGTAAAGGGCTTCCTTTGGTGGTTAATCTGATTGCTGGAGTCATTGctgagaaggaaaagaaaaagactgTTTGGCTTGAAATTCTAAATAATTTGCATTCCTTCATTTTCCAGAATGAAGTCGACGTGATGAAGGTTATAGCattaagttatgaccatttacCAGATCACCTAAAGCCATGCTTAATTTACTTTGCAAGTTTTTCGAAGGACAAAAAATTTTCAGTCAACACTTTGAAAAGTTTCTGGCATGCCGAAGGATTTGCGGAACACACAGAGATGAAGAGTGTGGAAGAAGTGATGGATGTTTATTTGGATAATTTAATTTCTAGTAGCTTGGTTATTTCTTTCAATGAGATAGGTTATAACCCGTCTTGCCAAATTCATGATCTTGTGCATGAGTTTTGTTTGATAAAAGCAAGAGAGGAAAAGTTTTTTGACTTGATAAGTTCAAAtgcttcatcatcttcttcttcagatcTGATGCCACGTCAAATGATCATTGGATATGATAAGGAGCACTTTGGGCATAACAATTTTGTCCTGTTCGATTCAAAAAAGAGAAGGCATTCTGGTAAACACCTCTATTCTTTGTGGATAGTTGGACAGAAACTCGACAATAGTCTTTATGATATATGTCATCTAAGACACTTGAGGCTTCTTAGAGTTTTGCAACTGGATGACTCTTTTATCAAGGTGAATGATTCTTTGCTCATTGAAATATGcacattggtccatttgaggttctTAAACATTAAGACGGATGTTAAATCTCTGCCTTTGTCTTTTTCAAATCTTTGGAATCTAGAAACTCTACAGGTGGTAAACGACGGACCACCCTTGGTACTACTACCGACAATTTGGaatcttgtaaagttgcgagtgCTGGACATAGATGATTGTGCTTTCTTTGATTTGGATACAGATGAACCAATACTGGTAGTAGAGGACTCAAAGTTAGAGAAGTTGAGAGGATTATCGGGACTCAAACTTTCCTATTCGAAAGACacggaggatattttcaaaaggTTTCCCAATCTTCAAGAGCTTAGTTTTAATCTCAAGGAATCATGGGATTGTTCAACAGAGCGATATTGGTTCCCGAAACTGGACTTCCTAAATGAACTAGAACATCTCAATGCAACTTTTGAAAGTTCAAATACAAATGATAGTGCACCGTCTGTAGCGACGAATCGGCTGTGGGATTTTTTCTTCCCTTCGAGTTTGAAAATATTGTGTTTGTTTGAGTTTCCTCTGACATCCGATTCACTATCAACAATAGGAAGACTTCCCAAGCTGGAAGATCTGTACCTTGTAGACACAATCATCGAGGGGGAAGAGTGGAACCTGGGGGAGGAAGACACCTTCCAGAAACTCAAATGTTTGTATTTGGACCGAGTGAATCTTTCCAAGTGGGAGGTTAGAGAGGAATCCTTTCCTGTGCTTGAGAAATTAGAACTGTGGGAATGTCGTAAGCTTGAGGAGATTCCACGCAGTTTCGGGGATATTTGTTCATTAAAAAGTATCGAACTGGGGAAGAGCCCTCAACTTGAAGCATCTGCTCTGAAGATTAAGCAAGAAGTTGAAGATATGATGGGAAAAGACAGGATTCAGGTCGTTACTGACTGA